The DNA window GCATTTGTGCTAGACAATTATCCCTACAGCCTATacctgcagcaggtagtgtcgcagtcacacagctccaggggcctggaggttgtgggttcgattcccgctccgggtgactgtctgtgaggagttggtgtgttctccccgtgtccgcgtgggtttcctccgggtgctccggtttcctcccacagtccaaaaacacacgttgcaggtggattggcgactcaaaagtgtccgtaggtgtgtgagtgaatgtgtgtgtgtctgtgttgccctgtgaaggactggcgtcccctccagggtgtattcccgccttgcgcccaatgattccaggtgatTCCAGGTATATAACTTGCATTGCACAGATTCAAATATTGGTTTCTGAATGTGCAACTTGTTTATACATGTTTATACAAGTATGTGAAGGTGTTTTGCACCATATTCACTACAGCAATTGTAGCAAAACTGAGTTTGTATGAtttttttgtacttgtgtgtgtagaattgtATTTGTGCACCTGCAATAAATGATCTGTGAAGATATAACTGTGAAGTTGTATTTGTGGAAGGGGAAATAATTTCTACAAGTTTGCAACTCTTAAAGCTATTTTCCCTGTTacttcaaatttactgataTTACACATTTTACTATTTTCTAGAACTACAAGTTTCACCGTCACAGACATTCAGGTGTTTTGCcccaaatatacctccatagAACTTCATCTTCCATGATGGAGAGAGCAGCTTGTGCAATGTCCTACTATCAGCCACCATAACCACAGAGTCCAGCTCCACTCCAACCACTGACCCCGCTCGCCTGGCCAGCTTTTCCAGACGCATCTCATCTCTTTTCTTCATACTGCCTCCCCCAGCACACAACAGCATAAAAAAGACAGTTGGCAACCACGGACTGATAGAACATCTGTAGTAGCTTCCTACAGATGTTGACCTCAGActcctcagaaaatacagccaGCTCTGCCCCTTCCTGTACAGGATGTTTCTGTTCTCAGACTAGTCCAGTTTGTCGTCAAGCTGCAGCACCTCCACTTAAACCCCCTCAATAGAGACTGGTTGCAGGGTTGGGCCGGGCCTGTGAACGTCCATCACCATCTACTTGGTCTTGGAAGTGTTTAGCTGTAAGTTGTTTCTATGACACCATGACACAAAGTCCTTCACTCCTGTACTCCTGCTCCTGTCTTCCTTTTACACACACCATAATGGTATTGCCATCTGAAAATGTCTGCATGTGGCATATTTCAGAGTTGTACATAAAGTCTGAGGTGTAGAGTATAAAGAGAAATGTTGAGAGTACAGTCCTCTGTGGTGCTCCTGTGCTGCTGACTACAGTCTCTGATGCACAGTCTTTCAGCCTGACATACTGAGGTCTGCCAGTGAGGTAGTCAGTGATCCAGGTGACCATGTGTGGGTCCACTTGCATCTTTGCTAACTTGTCTCTTAGCAGGAAATAGCTGTATGGTTTTAAAGGCACtggaaaagtagaaaaacattaCTTTCACAGCGCTACCACCCTTGTCCAGATGAGAATGAGCCCGATGTAGAAGGTAGAGGATAGCATCCTCAACTCCCAACTTCTCCAAATATACAAACTGCAGGAGATCCAATGCATGTCCAGTCTGGGGTCTGAGAAGGTGTAGGAGGAGTCACTCCAGGGTCTTCATAACATTCAATGTTAATGTGACAAGCCTGAAGTCATTGGGCACACTGGTGCTCACCTTCTTGGGCAAATTTCAGACTCAGGTTAAAAGTGTGCTGTAAAGATTCCCCCACCTCAGCAGCAAAGGACTTCAGTAGTTTAGGACACACTTTATCTGGTCCAGCTGCTTTCCTAGTGTGGAGTCTCCTCGGCTCACCTCCAACCTGATCCACAGTAAGGATGTGTGGAAGTAGcaaaccattttaaaatatggagaatttggatgctgtttactcattaaaaacacttcatatttcattaaTATATAGTCTGGCAAACACTGAACCcctatctgttggttgtgttACTTATTcaaaaataactattttataaagcagtaaacttgagtcatTCAAAACAATTGACAATTATGGGGagtttgaatgtcatttactcaataactatacagtaaaattattttataggtacatatTGTGGTAAACACTGAACTCAAATCTTTTGGTTGTGTGGGCTACTTATTAAAAAttatcattttataaaacagtaaacttgagccatcattaaaaacaatggagaattatGGGGATTTtcaatgtcatttactcaaaaactatacagtaaaatcacctcatattttataggtacatagtataCCAAACACTGAACtcatatctgttggttgtgtggactacttattcaaaataactATTTTATGGAGCATGGAACTTGAATAATTATTATAGACAATGGAAAATGATGGGGAGTTTGAATGCTAGTTACTCAAAAGCTATACAGTAGaattcatatttcataggtacatagtatggtacacactgaactgatatctgttggttgtatggactacttattcaaaataactattttataaAGCAGCAAACTTGACTCATGTTgaaaaacaatggagaattatGGGGAATTTGAATGTcctttactcaaaaactatacagtataCATTTCATAGATGcatagtgtggtacacactAAACTGATATCTGATGGTTGTCTAGACtacttattaaaaatgacaattttataaaccagtaaacttgagccatcattaaaaacaatggacaattatggggaCTTTGAATGCTTATtacttagggtgaccagatctgagatggtgaaaaagaggacacgttgGGGGTCtatcgcccctcgctgccgctgtatgcttagctgaacttatgtgtgcttttaggtcctttatacctttatttgctgcacaaaacaggggaatttcttttttaattcattcgagaacttacatttacgtttcggcatagctgctcgagatgagggtaggtacatgagctttacCTGACGTAAaaaaggactactgacgtgcagactgaccaagaaaatatttacagaggaggttatcgaccaataacggtagttCTACAGTCataccgtccaatcagaagagtttaggctacttcaccacgcccccttatcactcaagcgaaccaatcggagtaggggagggcgggactagtttgtgaacgaaacgcttctcgaagttctatgtaaactctagaaaaacaaaatcccggacgtttgtgaaattccgcccggacatttttttaagtgtaaaaaagagaacatgtccgggtaaaagaggtcTGGTCACCATAATTTACTGAAAaattatacagtaaaatcacttcatatttcatagataCATAGTATAGTAAACACTGAACAGATATCTGTTGATTGTATGGACTAATTACTAGAAATGACCAATATATAAACCGCTTAAATTACGttacttttcctttaaaattaagGGCTTACTTTCAGGTCTTCACGCGCATTGAGTACCTCTCTGTCACTGGTATAGTCGCACTAAAATCTGACGTGCGGCTAGTTTAACCGCAGTCTTAAACTGCAAATGTAACTGAATTTTAATTTTGAGATCAAACTGCATTCATGAGTGGAACAAACGTAGATAGCAAACGTAGGATGTACAAATGTACATTGCCATGTTTGCCTGCTGTAAGGGGTGGCGTTGTGGAGTCATTCACTTTCACATTCACGGGAGACGAAGAAGAAGAGTCTCAACTGCTGAGAGAAGGAAAAGAGACACTATGGTGAATTACTACCTTAACATCGTTTTATTGTACCTCGCTGTCTTTGTGGAGTATTTGTTCTAGTTGTTCAGGGCCCTGAAATGCTgcgtgttttgttttgaaatacaTGGTTACTTAGTTTAACCAGCATTTCTCTTACAGGACTAGTCAGAGTGTTAGCAATGGTCACTCCTGTCACTGAGTGTGTCTCTTTGTTAATGTCCCTTTCAGCGGTTCCGATTCTGTGGGGATTTGGACTGTCCGGATTGGGTTCTAGCTGAAATCAGCACTTTAGCACGAATAGTTAAGTACTGTGTTTTCATACATCGTTTGTAACGGTCGTGTTTATGTTGCGGCTGGTGCTGGATCAGAGTCACATGATTTCAGACGCACCGCCAGTCTGTTTAGTTAAATACGTcataatatttttcttttttcttcctgcCACACAGTCAAGCGTCAAGATGAAACTCCTCTGTGCGCTGGTTATTAAAGACCTCCTCGACGAAGCCATTGATGTAAGTCTTTGGACGTTTGTTTTAGTGCTGCTAGACAGCATTGACGTACTTTATCCTGGGATATCATCAAAATtgactttttcttcttttcagtATGACAAAGTCGCTAAGCTGACCTCTGATGCAAAGTTTGGTGAGTTAAAGTGTTACATTTTATGCGAAAAAGAACACCCTTTGAAAAGTGGATTATTCCCTCTGACCTGTGCGTCAGACAGGGATTGAGCATAGTGGACTCTATTCCCTTTAGGCAGAAAAGCCCCCTCAGCCTGTGTCCCCAAAAGTACCCAAACACCAATTTAAAGGTCTACTTTGAAGGGATATCACCATTTCCACAAGTTATTATGGTTCTCTGGAGTCTTAATAGAACATCTCTGACATTATTTGGTCAAAATAAAATCAGTATCAATCAACACTGCATTTTTCTTACCCTGTCTAAATGTCCCTTTTCAGAACTACTGGTTTCAGCATATTTCTCTCTAAATGCGAATGAGCCTCTGTCTATGCAAAATGCtggagagcccaggagtgaggagcagaaagaCTGGATTTTAAGAATATTTCACGTTATCTGTTCTTGTTTCACCATGTTTAATCAGTATGTGTATTACTCAGTGCTCTCTCATTGTTTGGCTCTGTTTAAACtagtctttgcactctcacatacgAATCAGTCTActtctgtgattggagagacacagacaaagaAGGCAAGGTCATTTTGAAGTACCTGCCCTCTAAGTGAACACAAAATCAAACCATtttatattccatattttcataCTTAGACAGAACACAAAAATTGGTGGTTGCTGAATTTCACAGGGTGGTTAGGAGCTCTAGCTCTCCACATTAACATACTAATAcactcattttatatttttcataacaCATCCCTTTTAAGGTGCACCTATTTCTGATTTATAAGTTCAACTGCATGAGGACTCAGCTTGTGTATTCATAGAAAATGATTGTAGGATGCAAAAATATTGTTCAATGTTCTCTGTAGGGTTAGTGCACAGTCTAGTGCTTTTAGAATGTGCTTGTGAGTGgagtttatgatccagaactaattgcTGATATCAATCCCTGGCCTCACAAATTGTCTTGTAAATGAATGCACTCAAATGTcgcatttccactgcatgggtccggctctaatTGACTCAACTCTATACCGCTTGGCAAGCTTAatgcttgtcgcttttccactggcagggctcccctgCGAAATGAACACGGTGACATTGCAAAAACCCGtctctaatggtgcttttccactgcatagaaccTACGCGACTCTACTCAACTCGGCACAgctcttttccactggccaaatctggtatctggtccctggaaccgggtaagttttcagtcccagctccccCGGGGTTCCAACCGTgtcgagtaggtactaaatggtgacttGTAAACCCTTGTAAACCcagagacatgtcaatcaccaggaaatgtagagctcattcaaatccagcacaaattcgctgcttgtaaaatctcttaaattagagcagctttcacatttatttttatctgactcacaacagcagctcataactttaccttgaggtgttttgaagtggattatatgctccttgggtcggtggccgacaaaaatgtccagtgaaagccgaactggcaacaagtaaaactgatctgtgagagcTGGGAtgcggagccgtgttcagtccaaaaaacaaaaataacacacgAATACATGATGTGTAACAGCACGTAACATTTCcgctgccattgttgtggtttttgaaaagccagcgattcctgttagagacggggttttgcAATCGGGGGTCACCGGGTCCATTTCGtgggggagccctgccagtggaataGCAACCAGCTTTAAGCGTGCCGAGCCGTGTAGAGTCGAGCCGATTATGCCCATGTGGTGGAAAAACGATATACCATTGCCAGCAACATTGTTTATAGAGATGTGTTagcataatttatattttatgctgttgtatatttgtatatttgtccTTGTTCCAGACAGTGGCGACATTAAAGCCAGCGTTGCAGTGCTAAGCTTTATTCTCTCCAGTGCTGCAAAGCATGATGTTGATGGTGAATCTCTGTCCAGTGAACTTCAGCAGTTGGGCTTGCCTAAAGGTGAGGGTTCTGTAAATACTGTTACAGAGTCAGTACAGCCAAATATAAAATGGTGGGCTAATTCTCAGGTTTTTAAAACACTGGTCTTCGAGCATTTGTCATGCACATTTTTGGGATCCAGTGCATCCAATTTAAATCAAGAAGGGCATAAAATTAATGAACTGTTGATTaatatttcttgtttatttaaacatggATAACTCACCAAACTGATTATTATTCAATAACTGATGATATCTGTTTTTTTAGAGCACACGACAGGTCTGTGTAAATCTTATGAAGACAAGCATGCAGTCCTGCAAGGCAAGCTGAAGGAGAGCAGTTTGCGTTGTAAGTTTAGTGCAAAAtcattattttcagaattaatGCATAAGTCACTTGTTACCAAACAAGTACAGAAGTGCATCAACTTCAGCCAGCATAATCTGATCTCCCGCATTTGAGCCTCGATTTCATGGTATTATGACAACCAAAGAAAATACTGAACATTCTATAAGAGCCCGAAAAAGGCTCTG is part of the Hoplias malabaricus isolate fHopMal1 chromosome 4, fHopMal1.hap1, whole genome shotgun sequence genome and encodes:
- the commd4 gene encoding COMM domain-containing protein 4, with protein sequence MYIAMFACCKGWRCGVIHFHIHGRRRRRVSTAERRKRDTMRFRFCGDLDCPDWVLAEISTLARISSVKMKLLCALVIKDLLDEAIDYDKVAKLTSDAKFDSGDIKASVAVLSFILSSAAKHDVDGESLSSELQQLGLPKEHTTGLCKSYEDKHAVLQGKLKESSLRLGRLEAVNWRVDYTLSSSEMKQVNEPTIQLRLQAQHSESSSTETTVVSVSADKFRVLLTELKQAQAMMNALQ